A single genomic interval of Drosophila virilis strain 15010-1051.87 chromosome 2, Dvir_AGI_RSII-ME, whole genome shotgun sequence harbors:
- the pygo gene encoding protein pygopus, with protein MTHNIGMAPYRLPGPAGGLCPPDFKPPPPTDIISAPSNPKKRRKTSNAANSAAAAAAAAAAAAAAAANSMQQQQSAPPTPQDLLPPPPMGGFGDTIVASNPFDDSPQVSAMSSSAAAAMAAMNQMGGAGGPGGHFGPHPHWEERMGMGMHPHMHPHPHHPSAGGGPMGHGPHGPHHMGGPPPMRGMSPLGPGVSPLGPGVHPHGMGPGVGLPPHMNHGRAGGVPMGSPMGAMAGMGGMSPMGNMGGPSISPHHMGMGGLSPMGGPNGPNPRAMQGSPMGGAGGPMPGQNSPMNSLPMGSPMGNQIGSPLGPGPGPGPGQQQPGTQQQQQQPQNPQQTHMNNGQMGPPPLHSPLGNGPTNHSHMSGGPGPGPGPGPGGLVGPGGMSPANSNNNNNNNNSNMMGGNAANNNNSNNNNNNNNNNNGSNPNNSNNNQNPHPHLSPAAAGGRLGGVPNAMQSNGPMPVASSAASTSATTTSTSVTATTSVPTSSPAPPAMSPHHALNSAGPSPGMPNSGPSPLQSPALSGGPGSNNSNNNNNMSNNNGPMMGQQMNPNVPMQQQQQQQQQQQQQQQQQQQQQQQQQQQQQQQQQQQQQQQQQQQQQQQQQQHGPMGVHMVGPPGGPGAPGHGPGGPMGMGMNQMLPPQQPPHLGGPPHPQLMNHPHPHHPHPGGLPPHHMMGPGPGMHGPGPGGMPPHMGGGGGNPHMMGPHGNAGPHMGHGHMGGVPGPGPGPGGMNGPPPHHGMPPHHAHSHPHHHSHGHSPMGGPNMFGGGGGGGPMGPGPMGNMGPGPMGGPMGNMGGPMGKPMTMSGGKMYPPGQPMVFNPQNPNAPPIYPCGMCHKEVNDNDEAVFCESGCNFFFHRTCVGLTEAAFQMLNKEVFAEWCCDKCVSSKHIPMVKFKC; from the exons ATGACCCACAATATCGGTATGGCGCCATATCGTTTGCCGGGTCCAGCGGGCGGTCTCTGTCCGCCTGATTTTAAGCCGCCGCCACCGACGGATATCATCTCGGCGCCGAGTAATCCGAAAAAACGACGGAAAACATCAAATGCGGCCAAttcggcggcggcagctgctgcagcggcggcagctgcggcggctgccgctgccaattcgatgcaacaacaacaatcggcGCCGCCAACACCGCAGGATTTGTTGCCACCGCCGCCGATGGGCGGTTTCGGTGATACAATCGTCGCCTCCAATCCGTTCGATGACAGCCCCCAGGTATCTGCCATGTCCAGCTCAGCAGCCGCTGCGATGGCGGCTATGAATCAAATGGGCGGCGCCGGCGGACCCGGCGGCCATTTTGGCCCGCACCCGCATTGGGAGGAgcgcatgggcatgggcatgcaTCCGCATATGCATCCACATCCGCATCATCCAAGCGCCGGCGGCGGACCCATGGGCCATGGGCCACACGGACCGCATCATATGGGTGGGCCTCCACCCATGCGCGGCATGAGCCCATTGGGACCTGGCGTGAGCCCCTTAGGACCTGGCGTGCATCCGCATGGCATGGGCCCCGGCGTCGGACTGCCGCCTCACATGAATCATGGTCGAGCCGGCGGAGTACCCATGGGCAGTCCAATGGGCGCAATGGCTGGCATGGGCGGCATGAGTCCAATGGGCAACATGGGAGGACCAAGCATATCCCCACATCATATGGGTATGGGCGGACTATCACCCATGGGCGGTCCGAACGGGCCTAATCCGCGTGCAATGCAGGGATCGCCCATGGGCGGTGCTGGTGGACCGATGCCCGGACAGAATTCGCCAATGAACTCGCTGCCAATGGGCTCGCCCATGGGCAATCAAATTGGCAGTCCACTGGGTCCAGGACCTGGGCCCGGGCcgggccaacaacaaccaggaacccaacagcagcagcagcagccacaaaacCCGCAACAGACGCACATGAACAATGGACAAATGGGTCCGCCGCCCCTGCACAGTCCACTGGGTAATGGGCCAACAAATCACAGTCACATGTCCGGTGGACCAGGTCCAGGCCCGGGTCCTGGGCCGGGCGGTTTAGTTGGACCCGGTGGCATGTCGccagccaacagcaacaacaacaataacaataacaacagcaacatgatGGGTGGCAATgcggccaacaacaacaatagcaataataataataataataacaataacaacaatggcagcaatcccaacaacagcaacaacaatcaaaatcCTCATCCACATCTGTCGCCAGCGGCGGCAGGTGGCCGTCTGGGCGGTGTGCCCAATGCAATGCAATCGAACGGTCCAATGCCAGTGGCGTCTTCGGCAGCATCGACAtcggcgacgacgacgtcaaCCTCGGTAACAGCGACCACATCAGTGCCTACGTCCTCACCAGCGCCGCCCGCCATGTCACCGCATCATGCGTTAAATAGCGCCGGTCCCAGTCCGGGCATGCCCAATTCTGGGCCCAGTCCGTTGCAGTCGCCAGCTCTAAGTGGCGGtcctggcagcaacaacagcaacaacaacaacaacatgagcaacaacaatggaccCATGATGGGCCAGCAAATGAATCCAAATGTTcctatgcagcagcagcagcaacaacagcagcaacaacaacaacaacaacaacagcagcagcaacaacagcaacaacaacagcagcaacaacagcagcaacaacagcagcagcaacagcagcagcaacaacaacagcagcagcagcagcagcagcagcatggccCCATGGGCGTCCATATGGTTGGACCACCGGGCGGACCAGGTGCACCTGGTCACGGCCCTGGTGGTcccatgggcatgggcatgaaTCAAATGCTGCCGCCTCAACAACCGCCACACCTTGGAGGACCACCGCACCCGCAGCTTATGAATCATCCGCACCCGCATCATCCGCATCCAGGTGGTCTACCTCCACATCACATGATGGGACCTGGACCGGGCATGCATGGTCCCGGTCCTGGCGGCATGCCACCCCATAtgggcggtggcggcggtAATCCGCACATGATGGGTCCACACGGCAATGCTGGCCCACACATGGGTCATGGTCATATGGGCGGTGTGCCCGGACCTGGTCCGGGACCAGGCGGCATGAATGGACCGCCACCGCATCACGGAATGCCACCTCaccacgcacactcacacccacATCATCACAGCCACGGACACAGTCCGATGGGCGGGCCGAACATGtttggcggtggcggcggtggtggaCCCATGGGTCCGGGTCCAATGGGTAATATGGGTCCCGGCCCCATGGGTGGTCCAATGGGCAACATGGGCGGCCCTATGGGCAAGCCCATGACAATGAGCGGTGGCAAAATGTATCCACCGGGTCAACCAATGGTCTTCAACCCGCAGAATCCAAACGCGCCGCCCATTTATCCATGTGGCATGTGCCACAAGGAGGTTAACGACAACGATGAGGCGGTCTTCTGTGAATCCGGTTGTAATTTCTTTTTTCACAG AACCTGCGTGGGACTGACGGAGGCGGCCTTTCAAATGCTCAACAAGGAGGTGTTTGCTGAGTGGTGCTGTGACAAGTGTGTGTCTTCCAAGCATATACCCATGGTCAAGTTCAAGTGCTGA
- the rod gene encoding kinetochore-associated protein 1, with translation MWSNFEASTVEDETISNAFSSRSIFKISSEDEVAKYPAIQASVQSGKMVISIDKSLLLLEDELVAKCSFLSFGAQIDAIAISNSGNLIVCGLTDGEVHGVYIKGLLLFSVCIEMEDVSINSGTFTSIQQLEQHFYFTCKNGSVYCLSEFNEGQLESLSNVTLNDNENMAALLDDISIERTSAGRAVNSVDSALLLKQPTGLGYAINNQESLIAAHDLIITAAQGTLTFKSASNDVTRINLPTHLGSIKDIYNAEHYIIALTHSGHLLQICPFTRTVSLSQSTLNRMLLVEDMLVMECSEEHVELLILTKPTADGERFIKIVEYPSLKCKNEVEVPLHAWLIRQPKSAVNLYYLAARAISEREIPSELEMMMVSETDPSDRLKKLIAKGRLEEAEDFGKQFELCLQPIYEARAKRILIELCTSNTHNVQSADLEEKFQMLLKLLGQIESKAFIKNNRMINLSSRQILERYLKEIQKRLDFEEDEVHMLEIDEQLHRLKTLAIIDPYECNTEWQKFVYNTNLVRVVKGMFSNDMPSACLIWRRHSSSILPHLSEDELRTLLGFIPSNTEPLNVVQWLRQFVPMVSSTHPTIMPFITDWSIEMTRKLQYSEHWPDIGLEFASNILEIFEEVQFIYSHLGRQQERNIGKLRDLVNALQDLSVLKTSYKLVFTLDNYMQDSIDDKALRILQRVHLDNLQNLVKDFLYPIYKEKGRQPLNVIKQYIAQLVGNRQSLSNWLERAMACIELLHNEDSRMECALSILQNAPVPWPETLSPLIKLRNSTHPLSAKINAEYEIQVIKIMKVKYGWPADSAADINLELFMMRIVKLNLPDMLDDIHTLTKAAPEISTSANFNCCYQMARRGQIELAYEFFKSLKCKYIEKQGSDVVDILANLLEMSSGSFVNEAKLQEHVNLLELFKLLLPHVDSVYSQRYMLIKNCFQLRQKFNLQLSASSDLISLQRRLELLDEGIELIMSRAQAALNVCAFIVNEMAELCCALGLQKVQGLLRISQRMGCLPLSCALAHHVLEFIDCVPANSVEFINFAIELLVQQINETKNNGLEMYSSLKMLNESDPLSFPLAYELLTEALLHERSRQRDLNELIKYVRVAVIHYPMDVIETHYLGKEKSINDQICRALDGAPIALGETTLNFSTALNESIEVKSAVEQTTKKRYSVSMFDDVDVQPQKQPQQKKRMTGSLPIVKFLARTLLLMTIQTKQNNSLLLQLQQLLPENVKGDIDGARSDFFLSLEYLTKAKEHDVWYIMSQYLLEYQKQNRSGKIINEGFITLQLRRILRNAMNNKEANLIELFTMLVADTESRALLDKLSMEVKTDQQKIHFLTLSAMYNEHIDEMDYVQILRAKRNKLYYYLEFCQQDPSIKGKFNADVDNIDQLLKEFHNKRLNVQLLERMSTDFGLDYQKMLITQILSILNAQELRYEIKTDTFGDEELVMLSNVHEIRDMCQPYINEIKNVELFTSKLKQFIEEINIYFYELYLCVIEILMFFDAAPKQMETWINILHFLRHKMIRRRRNRPGQLETDMWLQSQKENGVLPKIARYRLPFKPIVEKPLKDILDSELNVDNCQSWFPLILMCTSLKNSKDISQNCDYFCMAAVKNSIAEYKSKNDSESWSLHPTNNAFLKSILRLVKNVHSPSKVFLILYFVAGYAPEGADQVEASYECWKYAKDHGSLTNDPKCQDQLAKIKRRYPIQKTQHLLYVYGMTDEKLLRLVEHPIELIHSLYHHELILKSSKVDINALVKEICALHELTLSNIQFKLLQNWLSVTMETTDGTILEETFLEDQNWPEHGSNGHGDDTGNASENVVRAFYLLSSWPKSEAVQFLVGLIFKGGPVNTSTQLQMYECYSKLNDGSNSFSNTINQREFITIKCVHKLKALGYNSNIEKFADDNCDKINILKMVWQRNAQNPLSLEVMADICLGFDIHLPKIWNGILKRMVIFNMVRELNALVDVLSCKPQLLHLDGLALAWDCVLTHPLKNAVQTRSIALEERLQKTLLRLQGCPVVDALNLYQFAELCMLIHRPHMAATVLIYCQSTEQREKIKKLITSRHVDNLRQQILELEDAGLIPMVLNFALKELNL, from the exons ATGTGGAGCAACTTTGAAGCATCTACGGTTGAAGATGAGACCATTTCCAACGCATTTTCCTCGCGCAGCATTTTCAAAATAAGCAGCGAAGATGAG GTTGCGAAATATCCTGCTATTCAAGCATCCGTGCAAAGTGGCAAAATGGTCATATCTATAGATAagagtctgctgctgctcgaggATGAGCTGGTGGCCAAGTGCAGTTTTCTCAGTTTTGGTGCACAGATCGATGCAATTGCCATATCCAACAGCGGAAATCTGATTGTGTGCGGCCTAACGGATGGCGAAGTCCATGGCGTATATATCAAGGGCTTGCTGCTGTTCAGTGTTTGCATCGAAATGGAGGATGTGAGCATCAATAGCGGCACATTTACAAGCATACAGCAATTGGAACAGCACTTCTACTTTACCTGCAAAAATGGCAGCGTCTATTG TCTGAGTGAGTTCAACGAAGGCCAGCTGGAATCACTATCCAATGTTACGTTAAATGATAACGAAAACATGGCTGCACTGCTGGATGATATCAGCATTGAGCGCACATCCGCTGGACGTGCTGTCAACAGCGTGGATAGCGCTCTACTGCTCAAGCAGCCGACAGGCCTCGGCTATGCCATCAACAATCAGGAGTCGCTGATTGCTGCTCATGATCTGATTATAACTGCCGCACAGGGCACACTAACTTTCAAAAGCGCTTCCAATGATGTCACTCGCATCAATTTGCCTACGCACCTGGGCAGCATAAAGGACATCTACAATGCGGAACATTATAT AATTGCCTTGACCCATTCTGGCCACCTGCTGCAGATTTGCCCGTTCACGCGAACCGTCAGCTTGAGTCAGTCGACGTTGAATCGCATGCTGCTCGTCGAGGACATGCTGGTCATGGAGTGCAGCGAGGAGCATGTGGAGCTGTTAATACTTACCAAGCCCACAGCAGATGGCGAGcgtttcattaaaattgttgaatatcCTT CGCTCAAGTGCAAAAACGAGGTGGAGGTGCCGCTGCACGCCTGGCTCATACGGCAACCGAAGAGCGCCGTCAATTTGTATTATCTGGCGGCCCGGGCGATTAGTGAGAGGGAAATTCCTTCCGAGCTGGAAATGATGATGGTCTCCGAGACAGATCCCAGTGATCGTTTGAAGAAACTCATTGCTAAGGGACGTCTGGAAGAGGCGGAG GACTTTGGCAAGCAATTTGAGCTGTGTTTGCAGCCCATCTACGAGGCCAGAGCCAAACGTATTCTCATCGAGCTGTGCACTTCGAATACCCACAATGTGCAGTCCGCCGATCTGGAAGAGAAGTTTCAAATGCTGCTTAAATTGCTGGGTCAGATTGAGAGCAAAGCGTTTATCAAAAACAATCGCATGATTAATTTAAGTTCGCGTCAAATTTTGGAGCGTTATTTAAAGGAAATACAGAAGAGATTGGACTTTGAG GAAGATGAGGTGCACATGCTGGAAATAGATGAGCAACTGCATCGCCTCAAAACGCTGGCCATCATTGATCCCTATGAGTGCAACACCGAGTGGCAAAAGTTCGTATACAACACGAATCTAGTGAGGGTGGTCAAGGGCATGTTTAGCAATGATATGCCCTCCGCCTGTCTTATCTGGCGGCGTCACTCGAGCAGCATTTTGCCGCATCTCAGCGAGGATGAATTGCGCACACTGCTGGGTTTTATACCCAGCAATACGGAACCACTTAATGTGGTACAGTGGTTGCGCCAATTCGTGCCCATGGTCAGCAGTACGCATCCAACCATTATGCCGTTTATTACCGACTGGAGCATTGAGATGACCCGCAAGCTGCAATATAGCGAACACTGGCCCGATATTGGTCTCGAATTTGCGAGCAATATTTTAGAAATATTCGAGGAAGTTCAATTTATCTACTC CCATTTGGGTCGCCAGCAGGAGCGCAACATTGGCAAGCTGCGCGATCTGGTCAATGCTCTCCAGGATTTATCAGTATTAAAAACGAGCTATAAGCTGGTCTTTACACTGGATAACTATATGCAGGATTCCATAGATGACAAAGCTTTGCGCATATTACAGCGCGTGCATTTGGATAATTTACAGAATCTGGTAAAGGATTTTCTATATCCCATCTATAAGGAGAAAGGTCGGCAGCCGTTAAATGTCATCAAACAGTATATAGCTCAATTGGTGGGCAATCGTCAATCGCTTAGCAATTGGTTGGAGCGCGCAATGGCCTGCATAGAGCTGCTGCACAACGAGGACAGTCGCATGGAGTGCGCCCTCTCGATACTACAAAACGCCCCAGTACCGTGGCCAGAAACGCTGTCACCGCTTATTAAACTGCGCAATTCCACGCATCCGCTGAGCGCGAAGATCAATGCTGAATACGAGATACAGGTCATTAAGATCATGAAGGTCAAGTATGGCTGGCCAGCGGATAGCGCGGCTGACATCAATCTGGAGCTATTTATGATGCGCATTGTTAAGCTAAATTTGCCTGACATGCTGGACGATATACATACACTGACAAAAGCGGCGCCAGAGATCTCAACCAGCGCCAATTTCAATTGCTGCTATCAGATGGCGCGACGTGGTCAAATTGAGTTAGCCTATGAGTTCTTCAAGTCgctaaaatgcaaatatattgaaaaacaaggCAGCGATGTTGTTGATATCCTGGCCAATCTGCTCGAGATGAGCTCGGGATCGTTTGTGAATGAAGCCAAATTGCAGGAGCATGTTAATCTATTAGAGTTATTCAAGCTGTTGCTGCCCCATGTGGATTCTGTATACAGTCAGCGCTATATGCTCATTAAAAATTGCTTTCAATTGCGCCAAAAGTTCAATTTGCAGCTAAGCGCCAGCAGTGATCTGATATCGCTGCAAAGACGCCTGGAGCTGCTCGATGAGGGCATCGAGCTGATCATGTCACGCGCTCAGGCCGCATTGAATGTATGCGCTTTTATAGTCAATGAAATGGCTGAACTATGCTGCGCACTTGGTCTGCAAAAGGTGCAAGGACTGTTGCGCATCAGTCAGCGCATGGGCTGTCTGCCGCTCAGCTGTGCGTTGGCTCATCACGTACTGGAATTCATCGACTGTGTGCCAGCGAACAGCGTTGAGTTTATCAACTTTGCCATTGAACTGCTGGTGCAGCAAATTAACGAGACCAAGAATAATGGTCTTG AGATGTATTCTTCGCTGAAGATGTTGAACGAAAGTGATCCTTTAAGCTTTCCGCTGGCATACGAGCTGTTAACTGAGGCGCTGTTGCACGAGCGCAGTCGCCAGCGTGATCTTAATGAGCTGATTAAGTATGTGCGCGTCGCAGTCATACACTATCCGATGGATGTCATAGAGACGCACTATCTGGGCAAGGAGAAGAGCATAAATGATCAAATATGTCGCGCGCTGGATGGCGCGCCAATTGCACTGGGCGAGACAACGCTAAATTTCTCCACGGCGCTCAATGAGTCTATTGAGGTGAAATCGGCTGTGGAGCAAACGACGAAGAAGCGTTACTCCGTGTCTATGTTCGATGATGTCGATGTGCAGCCAcagaagcagccgcagcagaag AAACGCATGACCGGTAGTCTGCCCATTGTCAAGTTCTTGGCGCGCACACTGCTTCTGATGACCATtcagacaaaacaaaacaattcgttgttgttgcaattgcaacagcTGTTGCCGGAGAATGTCAAGGGCGATATTGATGGCGCTCGCTCCGATTTCTTTTTGTCACTGGAGTATTTGACCAAGGCCAAGGAGCACGACGTCTGGTACATAATGTCACAGTATCTGCTGGAATATCAGAAACAGAATCGCAGCGGGAAGATCATTAACGAGGGTTTCATAACGCTGCAATTACGCCGCATCTTGCGCAATGCCATGAACAACAAAGAGGCCAACTTGATTG AGCTCTTCACCATGCTGGTAGCGGATACCGAATCCCGGGCCCTGCTGGACAAGCTGTCCATGGAGGTGAAAACGGATCAGcagaaaatacattttcttaCGCTCTCCGCCATGTACAATGAGCACATTGACGAAATGGATTATGTACAAATATTGCGTGCCAA ACGCAACAAGCTGTATTACTATTTGGAGTTCTGTCAACAGGATCCGAGTATTAAAGGCAAATTCAATGCTGATGTGGACAACATTGATCAGCTGCTAAAGGAATTTCACAACAAGCGTCTCAACGTGCAGCTGCTAGAACGAATGAGCACCGATTTTGGCTTGGATTATCAAAAGATGCTCATCACACAAATATTGAGCATATTGAATGCACAAGAGCTGCGCTATGAAATTAAGACGGATACGTTTGGTGACGAAGAGCTGGTCATGTTAAGCAACGTGCACGAGATACGGGATATGTGCCAGCCCTACATAAATGAAATCAAGAATGTAGAGCTCTTCACCTCTAAGCTGAAGCAGTTCATTGAGGAGATCAACATCTATTTCTATGAGCTGTATCTATGCGTTATTGAGATTCTAATGTTTTTCGATGCAGCGCCCAAGCAGATGGAAACCTggataaatattttacatttccTGCGCCACAAGATGATCAGGCGACGTCGCAATCGACCTGGTCAACTGGAAACGGACATGTGGCTGCAGTCGCAAAAGGAGAACGGAGTGCTGCCCAAGATTGCGCGCTATCGCCTTCCCTTTAAGCCCATTGTGGAGAAGCCTCTGAAAGACATACTCG ACAGCGAACTGAACGTGGACAACTGTCAGAGCTGGTTCCCCCTCATACTTATGTGCACTTCGCTGAAGAACTCCAAGGATATTTCGCAGAATTGTGACTACTTTTGTATGGCAGCCGTTAAGAACTCTATTGCCGAGTACAAATCGAAAAACGATTCTGAATCCTGGAGCTTGCATCCAACCAATAATGCATTCCTAAAATCG ATACTGCGCTTGGTTAAGAACGTGCACAGTCCCAGCAAGGTGTTCCTTATCCTGTATTTTGTTGCCGGCTATGCGCCTGAAGGTGCCGATCAGGTGGAGGCCTCCTATGAGTGCTGGAAATACGCCAAGGACCATGGTTCACTTACCAATGATCCCAAGTGCCAAGATCAGTTGGCCAAAATCAAGCGAAGATATCCCATACAAAAGACACAACATTTGCTCTACGTTTATGGCATGACCGATGAGAAACTGTTGCGTCTGGTCGAGCATCCCATAGAGCTAATACATAGCCTATACCATCACGAACTGATTCTCAAGTCCAGCAAGGTGGACATCAATGCGCTGGTCAAAGAGATTTGTGCATTGCACGAGCTCACACTAAGTAACATACAGTTTAAGCTGTTGCAGAACTGGCTGTCGGTGACAATGGAGACCACAGACGGTACTATCTTAGAGGAGACTTTCCTTGAAGATCAGAACTGGCCGGAGCATGGCAGCAACGGTCATGGCGATGATACCGGCAATGCCAGCGAAAATGTTGTGCGCGCATTTTATTTACTCAGCAGCTGGCCCAAATCGGAGGCGGTGCAGTTCCTGGTGGGCCTCATCTTTAAGGGCGG CCCTGTCAACACCTCCACACAGCTGCAGATGTACGAGTGCTACTCTAAACTCAACGATGGTAGCAATTCCTTCAGCAACACCATCAATCAGCGCGAGTTCATCACCATCAAGTGTGTACACAAATTGAAGGCTCTCGGCTACAATTCCAATATAGAGAAATTCGCTGATGACAACTGCGATAAGATTAACATCTTGAAGATGGTCTGGCAGCGCAATGCACAGAATCCACTCTCGCTGGAGGTGATGGCTGACATTTGCCTGGGCTTCGATATACATTTGCCCAAGATCTGGAATGGTATACTAAAACGCATGGTTATATTCAATATGGTGCGCGAGCTAAATGCATTGGTCGATGTGCTCAGCTGCAAGCCGCAGCTTTTGCATTTAGATGGTCTTGCACTGGCCTGGGACTGTGTGTTGACGCATCCGCTCAAGAATGCAGTGCAAACGCGCTCAATTGCCCTGGAGGAGCGATTGCAGAAAACACTGCTGCGTCTGCAGGGTTGCCCTGTGGTGGACGCACTCAATCTATATCAATTTGCCGAGCTCTGCATGCTCATTCATCGTCCACATATGGCCGCTACGGTGCTTATTTACTGTCAAAGCACCGAACAGCGCGAAAAGATAAAGAAG CTTATTACGTCTAGACATGTGGACAATTTGCGCCAGCAGATTCTGGAGCTGGAGGATGCCGGCTTGATACCAATGGTTCTTAACTTTGCGCTGAAGGAATTGAATCTCTAG
- the LOC6629752 gene encoding acyl-coenzyme A thioesterase 9, mitochondrial produces the protein MCVHKRHGNLLFWVKTETHNEKSQFIQFFNNIKIKMLRTFVGAQKYLGLVNRKCTQAASMKLCTAHIAPLTSILSIRHYAPPTHIKQSAVPNDSGTMSEIKQQMMQRLGLEPGYQPLPKSREHLLKYQPKLEELPARAMQDSFTSAIIPLSTNRSLQDKYVTYLGNVRMGRLLEDMDMFAAWCCHKHLVVPQLPADVHLPYTFVTILVDRIDFANTVASGTEDIRLSGHVSWVGTSSMEVVVWLEQMQNGGYKKLTRALFLMAARNATNTAAAPVNPIKPANEEESVILAGGIDRKRQRQLLCAQSIFKVEPNDPEQTLMYELYKRTTPTDTMELNKRILPPNCRWMSDSYQMSTIPSFPEHRNHHNRVFGGFLMRTALEISWAAAVLYCKTRPKLEHISDISFEKPVSVDSFIKMTAYVVYTKLNYVQIMTVAEVLDPHSGSQVTTNTFYYTFSAPHTVTEVLPRSYHETMWYLQGRRKFEYSMGLKKT, from the exons ATGTGTGTACATAAACGCCACGGCAACCTCTTGTTCTGGGTCAAAACTGAAACGCACAACGAAAAATCgcaatttattcaattttttaacaacattaaaatcaaaatgttgcgCACTTTCGTGGGAGCACAAAAGTATTTGGGCCTGGTTAACAGGAAATGTACACAGGCGGCGTCTATGAAATTATGCACGGCCCATATCGCGCCTCTGACCTCAATATTGAGCAT ACGACATTATGCGCCGCCCACGCACATCAAACAATCGGCGGTGCCCAACGATTCGGGCACCATGTCGGAGA TCAAGCAGCAGATGATGCAGCGTCTGGGTTTGGAGCCGGGCTATCAGCCGTTGCCCAAATCGCGGGAGCATCTGCTTAAATATCAGCCAAAGCTGGAGGAGCTGCCGGCGCGTGCCATGCAGGATTCATTTACTTCGGCCATAATACCACTCAGCACGAATCGTTCGCTGCAGGACAAATATGTGACCTATTTGGGCAATGTGCGCATGGGCAGGCTGCTGGAGGACATGGACATGTTTGCTG CCTGGTGCTGCCACAAGCACTTGGTGGTGCCCCAGCTGCCCGCAGATGTGCATTTGCCGTACACCTTTGTGACCATACTCGTGGATCGTATTGATTTCGCCAACACTGTTGCCTCCGGCACCGAGGATATACGCCTCTCCGGACATGTTTCATGGGTGGGCACCAGTTCCATGGAGGTGGTCGTTTGGCTGGAGCAGATGCAAAACGGCGGCTATAAGAAGCTGACCCGTGCGCTGTTCCTTATGGCCGCGCGCAATGCTACCAATACGGCGGCGGCGCCCGTAAATCCCATTAAGCCAGCCAACGAGGAGGAGTCGGTGATTCTAGCCGGCGGCATAGATCGCAAAAGGCAGCGTCAATTGTTGTGCGCACAGTCCATCTTCAAGGTGGAACCCAACGATCCGGAGCAGACGCTCATGTACGAGCTGTACAAGCGCACCACGCCCACCGATACCATGGAGCTGAACAAACGCATATTGCCGCCTAACTGCCGCTGGATGTCCGATTCCTATCAGATGAGCACCATACCATCGTTCCCCGAGCATCGTAATCATCATAATCGGGTCTTTGGTGGGTTTCTGATGCGCACCGCTCTAGAGATTAGCTGGGCGGCTGCGGTGCTCTACTGCAAGACGCGTCCGAAGCTGGAGCACATTTCGGACATTAGCTTTGAGAAGCCCGTGAGCGTGGATTCGTTTATTAAGATGACAGCCTATGTGGTGTACACGAAACTGAACTATGTGCAGATCATGACCGTGGCCGAAGTGCTGGATCCGCACAGCGGCAGCCAGGTGACCACCAATACCTTCTACTACACCTTTTCGGCACCGCATACGGTGACCGAGGTGCTGCCACGCTCCTATCACGAGACCATGTGGTATCTTCAGGGACGTCGCAAGTTCGAATATAGCATGGGTCTCAAGAAGACATAA